CAAGTGGCGGCGATCGCGGACGACATCGCCTACGACAATCACGACATCGACGACGGGCTGCGCGCGGGGTTGCTGACGCTCGATCAGATGCTCGCGGTACCGATGGTCGCGGCGGGATGGGAGGCGGCGCGGTCGCGCTTTCCCGACGTGCCGGAGAAGCGGCTGGCGCACGAACTGGTGCGCAGCCAGATCGGCCTGATGGTCAACGACCTGATCGAGGAGACGCGCGCGCGGATCGCCGCCTCCGGCGTCGAGAGCGCCGATGACGTCCGCGCGGCGGGGCGGGCATTGTGCGGCTTTTCGCCGGCGATGCGCGAGGCGGAACGCGACCTCAAGCGCTTCATGTACGCGAACCTATACCATCATCCGCGCCAGCTCGCCGCCGCGGAGACGGCGCACGGCATCGTCGCAGGGCTGTTCGCCGCCTATCGCGACGATCCCCGCACGATGGGCATCGAATGGGCGGACGGCGTGCCGGAGGCGGATCTGGACCGCAGCCGCCATATCGCGGACTTCATCGCCGGGATGACGGATCGCTATGCCATCGCCCGTTATCGTGAACTGGTCGGGCCGATCGAACTGCCGGAAGGATTCTGACCCCGGATGCGAAACGGGCCGCTCCCGGATGGGAACGGCCCGTAAGGTACGCGATACGGAAAGGTCGGTCGCGGATCAGCGCGCCGCGGTCTCGATGCCGCCCGTCGACTGGGCCGCGCCCGCCGCCTGCTGCGTGCGGAACGACACCGGATAGCCGCCGGCGACGCCCGACACGCGATCACCGCGCACGAC
This portion of the Sphingomonas sp. FARSPH genome encodes:
- a CDS encoding deoxyguanosinetriphosphate triphosphohydrolase yields the protein MTSRAPWASDPTASRGRLHAEGLGTARGPRDDFQRDRDRIIHSISFRRLRHKTQVFMAPDGDHFRVRLTHSLEVAQIGRTIARVLGLNEDLTEALCLAHDIGHPPFGHAGEDALKAALADAGGFDHNGHTLRTLTTIERPYPTWNGLNLTWEMLEGLAKHNGPVRHPGWALRLADAEFPLDLASHASLEAQVAAIADDIAYDNHDIDDGLRAGLLTLDQMLAVPMVAAGWEAARSRFPDVPEKRLAHELVRSQIGLMVNDLIEETRARIAASGVESADDVRAAGRALCGFSPAMREAERDLKRFMYANLYHHPRQLAAAETAHGIVAGLFAAYRDDPRTMGIEWADGVPEADLDRSRHIADFIAGMTDRYAIARYRELVGPIELPEGF